One genomic region from Sulfurimonas sp. encodes:
- a CDS encoding YtxH domain-containing protein, which yields MKEYQTNNKNPYMNNNNAQGNMRNRGNRENKQMQKSNNMSMNNQNPYLNKNSMGFSTSEVLAGLLIGAAATYILTNENVQKTIFKGMVSMGDVITGGMDEMKERFEDAKAEHEAAKEA from the coding sequence ATGAAAGAATACCAAACAAACAATAAAAATCCTTATATGAATAATAACAATGCACAAGGTAATATGAGAAACAGAGGTAATAGAGAAAACAAACAGATGCAAAAATCAAATAATATGAGTATGAATAATCAAAACCCATATTTAAATAAGAATAGTATGGGATTTAGCACTTCAGAAGTATTAGCAGGTCTCTTAATTGGTGCAGCAGCTACATATATACTAACAAATGAGAATGTTCAAAAAACAATCTTTAAAGGTATGGTATCTATGGGTGATGTTATCACTGGTGGAATGGATGAAATGAAAGAGCGTTTCGAAGATGCCAAAGCAGAACATGAAGCAGCAAAAGAAGCTTAA